A section of the Enterobacter sp. C2 genome encodes:
- a CDS encoding DUF202 domain-containing protein → MPDSRKARREQDPGLQPERTSLAWLRTLLGYGALLMLAVKHNGQQAGSAFWVAIALLAAVALILWRYTLKRNLMDVGRSDFLRPSAVRDKLLVALGVLSLALLFAATHLQQIALFLIAALHAS, encoded by the coding sequence ATGCCGGATAGCCGCAAAGCCCGCCGTGAGCAGGACCCCGGCCTGCAGCCCGAGCGCACGTCGCTTGCCTGGCTGCGCACCCTGCTGGGCTACGGCGCGCTGCTGATGCTGGCGGTAAAGCACAACGGGCAGCAGGCTGGATCGGCTTTCTGGGTGGCGATTGCCCTGCTGGCGGCAGTGGCGCTGATCCTCTGGCGCTATACCCTGAAGCGTAACCTGATGGACGTTGGACGCAGCGACTTTCTGCGCCCGTCAGCGGTGCGGGATAAGCTGCTGGTTGCGCTAGGGGTGCTCTCGCTGGCGCTGCTGTTTGCTGCTACCCATCTCCAGCAGATCGCACTTTTTCTTATCGCTGCGCTACACGCCAGTTAA